The following proteins are co-located in the Gloeocapsa sp. PCC 7428 genome:
- a CDS encoding ABC exporter membrane fusion protein produces the protein MFQSSVSDKPTIKPVFRRVTILAVIGAVTTGGILYGVSRFQIRQSAAPTPTVSVPQVQVITALGRLEPYQEVIQLSAPVSSEGSRVDELLVKRGDKVRQGQVVAILDSRVRLLTALEQAQQQVKVAQTRLAQVKAGAKSGEINAQTAAIARIEVEKQEETKAQQATVARLEAEVSNAQLEYQRYQKLYQEGAISTSERDSKRLTLQTVQQQLNEAQANLNRITRSRQEQVDEAKATLDRIAEVRPVDVAAAQAEVDSAVVAVKQAQANLDLAYVRSPRDGQIMNVHSWAGEIVGNDGIVDIGQTEQMYVVAEVYESDIQKVRLGQMVTITSSAFAGQLQGKVDEIGLEIGKKDVLDTDPTANIDSRVVEVKVRLDPDASRRVAGLTNLQVKTVIEL, from the coding sequence ATGTTTCAGTCGAGTGTTAGCGATAAGCCAACCATCAAACCAGTATTTCGGCGGGTTACTATTCTAGCGGTTATCGGTGCGGTAACTACAGGCGGAATTCTCTACGGTGTTTCGCGTTTCCAGATTAGGCAAAGCGCTGCACCTACTCCTACGGTTAGCGTACCGCAAGTACAAGTAATTACAGCATTAGGGCGTTTGGAACCATACCAAGAAGTGATTCAGCTATCTGCACCCGTTTCATCCGAAGGTAGCCGTGTTGATGAATTGCTGGTGAAACGAGGAGATAAAGTTCGTCAAGGACAAGTTGTCGCAATTTTAGATAGTCGCGTTCGCCTCCTGACAGCGTTAGAACAAGCGCAGCAACAAGTGAAAGTTGCCCAAACACGTTTAGCACAAGTTAAAGCGGGTGCAAAATCTGGAGAAATTAATGCACAAACCGCAGCGATCGCACGCATTGAAGTTGAAAAGCAGGAAGAAACTAAAGCACAACAAGCAACAGTTGCACGATTAGAAGCCGAGGTTAGTAATGCTCAGCTTGAATATCAGCGATATCAAAAATTATATCAAGAAGGGGCAATTTCTACATCTGAACGCGATAGCAAAAGATTAACTCTACAAACTGTACAGCAACAACTCAATGAAGCACAAGCAAATTTGAATCGCATTACAAGAAGTAGACAAGAACAAGTTGATGAAGCGAAAGCAACATTAGATCGCATCGCTGAAGTTCGTCCTGTAGATGTTGCAGCAGCGCAAGCCGAGGTTGATAGTGCGGTTGTTGCAGTGAAGCAAGCGCAGGCAAATTTAGATTTAGCGTATGTGCGATCGCCTCGCGATGGACAAATCATGAATGTTCATTCTTGGGCGGGTGAAATTGTTGGTAATGATGGAATTGTTGATATTGGACAAACTGAGCAAATGTATGTTGTTGCTGAAGTTTATGAAAGCGATATTCAAAAAGTTCGTTTAGGTCAAATGGTAACAATTACTAGTAGTGCTTTTGCTGGACAATTGCAGGGAAAAGTTGATGAAATTGGTCTAGAAATTGGTAAGAAGGATGTTTTAGATACCGATCCAACGGCAAATATTGATTCGCGAGTTGTTGAAGTGAAAGTTCGTCTCGATCCTGATGCTAGTCGGCGAGTTGCTGGTTTGACTAATTTGCAGGTGAAGACTGTGATTGAGCTTTGA
- a CDS encoding GMC oxidoreductase — MITDILEMGEQTKLRGQIVVLGSGIAGAELATHLARHGREVILVESGREQFDPSIQALNDVIFLGKRHRELDPDAYYHRYLPPELRGVSRVRQFGGTSNVWTGKWKYLQPIDFDGRPWVANSGWPISFTDLLEHYRSAAKDYGFGDLEAEAVRPEIMELRAKLAAGGLKMSSFYWEKTPTRTAIRFGDEMRRSKNLHVVLGATATELRLDDSCQRVTAVACRSLEGRELIVEGDVVVIATGAFEAARLLLASNRQLPHGIGNASDLVGRFYTDHPKHHTGTLQPGPLTRQYARELQYAPKPRFCICFALDDATQQQHKLLEHVLYLKPIYEKPKDRVWRILRFRPTCRDGNGRVAAYRVKFVTEQAPHKSSRIKLGTEYDALGQRKLEVDWCFTDQDRDSMAKTLQLLTQRFAEVGLGTFDFGNDPPSLENMTDAAHQMGTTRMASRAEEGVVDTNCRVFGTENLYIASSAVFPTGPSYSPTFTILALARRLGEHLLQTAPKSTELHVSGT; from the coding sequence ATGATTACTGATATTCTTGAGATGGGTGAGCAAACGAAGCTGCGGGGGCAGATAGTTGTACTCGGCTCTGGGATCGCAGGAGCAGAGTTGGCAACACACCTTGCGCGTCATGGTCGAGAGGTGATCCTCGTAGAAAGCGGGCGCGAGCAATTCGATCCATCGATCCAGGCATTGAACGATGTCATCTTTCTTGGTAAACGCCATCGCGAACTCGATCCAGATGCTTACTACCATCGATACCTACCACCAGAGTTACGCGGAGTTAGTCGCGTGCGTCAGTTTGGTGGCACGAGTAACGTCTGGACGGGCAAATGGAAATACCTGCAACCAATCGATTTCGATGGTAGACCCTGGGTTGCCAATAGTGGCTGGCCAATCAGCTTTACCGATCTTTTGGAACACTACCGTTCGGCGGCGAAGGATTACGGTTTTGGCGATCTAGAAGCAGAAGCTGTACGTCCTGAAATTATGGAACTTCGAGCCAAGCTCGCCGCAGGTGGTTTGAAAATGAGCAGTTTCTATTGGGAAAAGACCCCCACGCGCACGGCGATACGCTTTGGTGACGAGATGCGCCGCTCAAAAAATTTGCACGTCGTCCTCGGTGCAACCGCAACTGAGTTAAGACTTGATGATTCTTGCCAGCGTGTAACTGCCGTCGCTTGCCGATCGCTCGAGGGACGAGAACTGATCGTCGAAGGCGATGTCGTCGTCATTGCGACTGGGGCGTTTGAAGCTGCGCGTCTTCTACTAGCCTCAAACCGTCAACTACCTCATGGTATCGGCAATGCAAGCGACCTCGTTGGTCGGTTTTATACAGATCATCCTAAACATCATACTGGAACACTACAGCCTGGTCCTTTAACTCGACAATATGCCCGCGAGCTACAATATGCCCCCAAGCCACGTTTCTGTATATGCTTTGCACTTGACGACGCAACCCAGCAACAGCATAAGCTACTTGAGCATGTTCTGTACTTGAAACCAATTTACGAGAAACCAAAAGATCGCGTGTGGCGCATTTTGCGGTTCCGTCCTACGTGCCGAGACGGTAACGGACGAGTCGCCGCCTACCGAGTCAAGTTTGTCACTGAGCAGGCTCCTCATAAGAGCAGTCGCATTAAGTTAGGAACCGAATACGATGCACTAGGACAACGAAAGCTAGAGGTTGACTGGTGCTTCACTGACCAAGATCGGGATTCAATGGCAAAGACGCTGCAACTCTTAACGCAGCGGTTCGCAGAAGTCGGACTTGGCACCTTTGATTTTGGGAACGACCCGCCGAGTTTAGAGAATATGACCGACGCAGCCCATCAAATGGGGACGACTCGTATGGCTAGCCGAGCTGAAGAAGGTGTCGTCGATACGAATTGTCGCGTATTCGGTACTGAAAACCTTTATATCGCCAGTTCGGCGGTGTTTCCGACTGGTCCGTCGTACTCACCCACGTTCACAATCCTGGCACTCGCGCGCCGTCTTGGCGAGCATCTGCTTCAAACAGCACCAAAGTCAACAGAACTTCATGTTAGCGGGACTTAG
- a CDS encoding PadR family transcriptional regulator, which translates to MKRENKSKYAVMGILTWGPMSGYDIKKEIEKSVNYFWHESYGQIYPILKLLVAEGLATKSVEEQVGKPDRYVYALTEKGKEELRQWLTEPADRPTERIEILLKLFFGREISTADNIAHVKQFQEFQQKLLQEYRAIEQKLQHQHCNDPDYPYCMATLRYGLYTSQALLNWCDETLAMLHKIAEKDF; encoded by the coding sequence ATGAAACGCGAGAATAAAAGCAAGTATGCAGTTATGGGAATCTTGACTTGGGGTCCTATGTCCGGTTACGACATTAAAAAAGAAATTGAAAAAAGCGTTAACTACTTTTGGCACGAAAGTTACGGTCAAATTTACCCCATCCTCAAGCTTCTCGTTGCAGAAGGCTTAGCGACAAAATCTGTAGAAGAACAAGTAGGAAAGCCAGATCGCTACGTTTATGCATTGACTGAAAAAGGTAAAGAAGAACTACGCCAGTGGTTAACTGAACCAGCCGATCGTCCAACAGAACGCATCGAGATCTTGCTAAAGCTGTTCTTTGGGCGAGAAATCTCTACAGCAGATAATATTGCGCACGTCAAGCAATTTCAGGAGTTTCAACAAAAATTGTTGCAAGAATATCGCGCGATCGAGCAAAAGTTGCAGCACCAGCATTGCAACGATCCCGATTACCCTTACTGCATGGCAACGCTGCGATACGGACTCTACACAAGTCAAGCATTGCTAAATTGGTGTGATGAGACACTCGCGATGCTTCACAAAATCGCAGAAAAAGATTTCTAG